In Myotis daubentonii chromosome 6, mMyoDau2.1, whole genome shotgun sequence, a genomic segment contains:
- the SUMO4 gene encoding small ubiquitin-related modifier 4 → MADEKPKEGVKTENNDHINLKVAGQDGSVVQFKIKRHTPLSKLMKAYCERQGLSMRQIRFRFDGQPINETDTPAQLEMGDEDTIDVFQQQTGGVY, encoded by the coding sequence ATGGCCGACGAAAAGCCCAAGGAAGGAGTCAAGACTGAGAACAACGATCATATTAATTTGAAGGTGGCGGGGCAGGATGGTTCTGTGGTGCAGTTTAAGATTAAGAGGCATACACCACTTAGTAAACTAATGAAAGCCTATTGTGAACGACAGGGTTTGTCAATGAGGCAGATCAGATTCCGATTTGacgggcagccaatcaatgaaacaGACACACCTGCACAGTTGGAAATGGGGGATGAAGATACAATTGATGTGTTCCAGCAGCAGACAGGAGGTGTCTACTAA